GATGGACGCCCGGCTGCCGGTGTAATATTTTTGCCAATACCCCGGCTTGGCCACCATCGTTTTATCCAAAACCTGGCCGATATGGGATAGTTCAACTCCTTTTCGCCCGGCCAGCCATTCGGTTTCGATGAAGGCCAGGGCATACACGGCCTCACGGAAGGCAAAGGTCAGGGCCGGGCCAACTTTCAGAACAGCAAAGTGGTCTTCAACCAGCGCCTTGAGCGCGTCGCGGGTCTGGTAATCGGTGGAGTGGGCTTCAAAAATGAGACGGTTATAGCCTTCAATGAAATGCGACAAATCGGCGGCGGCTTCACGGTTGTACTCAAACAAGGTGGCGTTGCCAAATTCCACACCCGGCTGCACTACCACGGCCATAACCCGCTCCCAGGCCGCATCCAACCCCCGCTGTTTGAAGGCGGTGTGGGTGAGGTCAATGGTCTCCTGCGCCGCCACCACGGTGGTTACAGCCAATTGGTCTTCCTGGCCATGGGCGCCACCCGGTGGCGGCACCTCCGTGCCGATGATGTAGCAGGGGGCCGGTTGACCGGGGTCAACCTGAGCAAAGGTTTCTTCGGCCACCCGGCATAGTTCGGCGGCGCGGGCGGCGGAAACAGCGGCAGACAGCGGGCCGGGCGGGTCATCGGCGCACTGCATGCTGGCGTCCAGGTGAATTTTGGTGTAACCGGCAACTACGCAATCGTGCATCAACCGTCGCGCTTTGTCCATAGCGCGCTCCGCCGGTTCATTTTGCCAGGGATTGGGGCCAAGATGGTCGCCGCCAAGGATGAGTCGTTCCGGGGGAAAATTGAATTTATGGGCAATGCCCTTCACAAAATCACAAAAGTCAGCCGGGGTCATGCCGGTGTAGCCGCCGAATTGGTTCACCTGGTTTGAGGTCGCTTCGATGAGTAGGGGGGAGTCATCTTGAATCGCCTGCTGCACGCATGCTTCCAGCACAAAGGGATGCGCCGAACAGAGGCTATAAAGGCCGACCGGCCGCCCCTGTTTATGGACGGTCACCAGGTCGGTCAGGATGGTATTTGGGGCATGTGTTGTCATGTTGTTTCACGCAAAGCCAAGCGCCAAGGCCGCCCATCACCACTCCAATTTAACCACTGATTCCAAATTATTGGGCCGGTCGGGGTTTAAACCTTTGGCAATGGCCCGATAATGGGCCATGAGTTGCGGTATCGGCAGGTACAGGACATTCCGAATGGTCTCTGGCAGGTGAGACGCAAACGTAACATCTGTCTCTGACTCTCCAATGACGAGGGTATGGCCGCCCAGTTGGCGCGCGTCGGCCAGAACCGCGGCTTCATGTGTCCGGTTCGCCGTTGATAACAGGCCCGTTACCAGCGCCGTTGGCCCCACCATGGAGATAGGGCCGTGTCGAAACTCCAAAAAGTGGAAGGGTTCACTGTGGGTAAGGGTCATCTCTTTCATCTTGAGGTTGATTTCGCAGGCCAGGCCGTAGCGAGGGCCGCTACCCAAAAAGTAGAAGCGGTCCAGGGCCAGATTACGGCCCAGGGTTTTGGCTTTTTCTTCATATTGAGCCATCAGTCGTTGGCCGACCTGTGGCAATTGCTGCATCGTTTCCAATAGGTCGTTCTGCCCGGCCAGCAAAACCGCCAAAGCCGTGGCCGCCACATACATTGAGGCAAAAGAACGGGTTTGGGCCACGCTTTCCTCTTGCCCCGCCGGGATGATGAGATTGACCGCGCCCATGGAG
The DNA window shown above is from Anaerolineae bacterium and carries:
- a CDS encoding SIS domain-containing protein; this encodes MTAETATHHEILTQTQAWQQALAVVTKQGPALCNLWANGNYTNIVFTGCGSTYYLSLAAAALFQELTGQSARGVPAGELAMYPFAVYTKKGRTLLVAISRSAETTETIQAVKMFQQNQQGEVITIANYGHPPLASMGAVNLIIPAGQEESVAQTRSFASMYVAATALAVLLAGQNDLLETMQQLPQVGQRLMAQYEEKAKTLGRNLALDRFYFLGSGPRYGLACEINLKMKEMTLTHSEPFHFLEFRHGPISMVGPTALVTGLLSTANRTHEAAVLADARQLGGHTLVIGESETDVTFASHLPETIRNVLYLPIPQLMAHYRAIAKGLNPDRPNNLESVVKLEW
- a CDS encoding D-tagatose-bisphosphate aldolase, class II, non-catalytic subunit; the encoded protein is MTTHAPNTILTDLVTVHKQGRPVGLYSLCSAHPFVLEACVQQAIQDDSPLLIEATSNQVNQFGGYTGMTPADFCDFVKGIAHKFNFPPERLILGGDHLGPNPWQNEPAERAMDKARRLMHDCVVAGYTKIHLDASMQCADDPPGPLSAAVSAARAAELCRVAEETFAQVDPGQPAPCYIIGTEVPPPGGAHGQEDQLAVTTVVAAQETIDLTHTAFKQRGLDAAWERVMAVVVQPGVEFGNATLFEYNREAAADLSHFIEGYNRLIFEAHSTDYQTRDALKALVEDHFAVLKVGPALTFAFREAVYALAFIETEWLAGRKGVELSHIGQVLDKTMVAKPGYWQKYYTGSRASIQLARQYSFSDRSRYYWPQPEVQQALARLLANLEQYPPPLTLLSQFLPQQYQRVRQGVIKNSPTSLIYDKVKSVATDYAYA